Proteins encoded by one window of Modestobacter marinus:
- a CDS encoding DEAD/DEAH box helicase → MLGDWREMVTDAALADAVGADVLDRARPYLARAVLDVRVAEDARRLTGLVQGSAEVPYRTTVVRTDGGRMGWAAACTCPVGDDCKHAVAVLLHLRPDIQRAPGGPGPARPAPPTWEQELAELVTAAGQPAPATVPIALQFELVEPEPGRGRASVGAPGSRQRLVRLRPVVPGKRGQWVRTGISWRQLQYDNSRAGWDPAHVAAMRALHATHQAARNQFYSYAPVDVYLHEFGPGLWRLLGEAVADGVPLVTADRPPRPVVLARDDADVAVDLRDDGDRTELQAVLRVDGRTVDPGALSFLGVPPHGVTVDGPARDEAPEGAPGLVLARLDSPVPPVLAGLVARGGVIGIPADDVDRFRRDWYPGLRRAVPVISADGSVELPDVLPPRLAAEVRYPGDATVCVAWSVRYGPDREFALHAPAGPGDGRDPAAEQLLVEALPGPVGGVPELWTPERRLAESVELAGMEALEFTTEVLPALRGDPDVDVTVVGTPTDYRQTTSAPQISFTARDSRESDWFDLGITVTMDGQHVPFATLFQALAAGRTRLALISGTWFSLQRPEFEQLRLLIEEARELRDVPGDEVQVSRFDAGLWEQLLGLGVVEEQSERWTREVRGLIDVEHTEPPPVPAGLAAELRPYQREGYGWLAFLWDHRLGGVLADDMGLGKTLQTLALLVRAHEAGELDDAPVLVVAPTSVVSTWSREAARFAPGLRVVTVAETEAKRGVPLAEQLTGAHVVLTSYALFRIDEDAWTSLPWRALVLDEAQFVKNHQARTYQCARRLPAPVKLALTGTPLENSVMDLWALMSIVAPGLFPDPERFTEFYRIPIERDGDAEKLATLRRRIRPLVRRRTKEMVAADLPPKQEQVLEVVLNPRHEKLYQTHLQRERSKVLGLVEDMSKNRMTIFRSLTLLRQLSLDPALIDPAYADVRASKTDAFLDQLREVVAEGHRVLVFSQFTRYLGAVRERLTAEGVDWVYLDGRTRDRDARIEEFRTGTAPVFLISLKAGGFGLTLTEADYVFVLDPWWNPASEAQAVDRAHRIGQDKTVIVYRLVAVGTIEEKVMELKARKQALFSRVVDDGALASGALTADDVRGLFG, encoded by the coding sequence GTGCTCGGCGACTGGCGGGAGATGGTCACCGACGCCGCGTTGGCCGACGCCGTCGGCGCCGACGTGCTCGACCGGGCCCGCCCGTACCTGGCTCGTGCCGTGCTCGACGTGCGGGTCGCCGAGGACGCCCGCCGGCTGACCGGGCTGGTGCAGGGCAGCGCCGAGGTGCCGTACCGGACGACGGTGGTGCGCACCGACGGCGGCCGGATGGGCTGGGCCGCGGCCTGCACGTGCCCGGTGGGCGACGACTGCAAGCACGCGGTCGCCGTGCTGCTGCACCTGCGGCCGGACATCCAGCGTGCGCCCGGGGGCCCGGGACCGGCCCGCCCGGCACCCCCCACGTGGGAGCAGGAGCTCGCCGAGCTGGTCACCGCCGCCGGGCAGCCCGCACCGGCCACCGTGCCGATCGCGCTGCAGTTCGAGCTGGTCGAGCCCGAGCCCGGGCGGGGCCGGGCGTCGGTCGGCGCGCCCGGCAGTCGCCAGCGGCTGGTCCGGCTCCGACCGGTGGTGCCCGGCAAGCGGGGGCAGTGGGTGCGCACCGGCATCTCCTGGCGGCAGCTGCAGTACGACAACAGCCGCGCCGGCTGGGACCCGGCCCACGTGGCGGCGATGCGCGCGCTGCACGCCACCCACCAGGCGGCGCGCAACCAGTTCTACTCGTACGCCCCCGTCGACGTGTACCTGCACGAGTTCGGCCCCGGCCTCTGGCGGCTGCTGGGGGAGGCGGTGGCCGACGGCGTCCCGCTGGTGACCGCCGACCGGCCGCCCCGCCCGGTGGTGCTGGCCCGGGACGACGCCGACGTCGCCGTCGACCTCCGCGACGACGGCGACCGCACCGAGCTGCAGGCCGTGCTGCGGGTCGACGGCCGCACGGTCGACCCGGGCGCGCTCTCCTTCCTCGGCGTGCCCCCGCACGGGGTCACCGTCGACGGTCCGGCCCGCGACGAGGCACCCGAGGGCGCGCCGGGCCTGGTGCTGGCCCGGCTCGACTCCCCGGTGCCCCCGGTGCTGGCCGGCCTGGTGGCGCGGGGCGGGGTGATCGGCATCCCGGCCGACGACGTCGACCGCTTCCGGCGGGACTGGTACCCGGGGCTGCGCCGGGCGGTGCCGGTCATCTCCGCCGACGGTTCGGTCGAGCTGCCCGACGTGCTCCCGCCGCGGCTGGCCGCCGAGGTCCGCTATCCCGGTGACGCCACGGTCTGCGTCGCCTGGTCGGTGCGGTACGGCCCCGACCGGGAGTTCGCCCTGCACGCGCCGGCCGGTCCGGGCGACGGCCGCGATCCGGCCGCCGAGCAGCTGCTCGTCGAGGCGCTGCCCGGCCCGGTCGGCGGGGTGCCCGAGCTGTGGACGCCGGAGCGCCGGCTGGCCGAGAGCGTCGAGCTGGCCGGGATGGAGGCGCTGGAGTTCACCACCGAGGTGCTGCCCGCCCTGCGCGGCGACCCCGACGTCGACGTGACCGTGGTCGGCACGCCGACGGACTACCGGCAGACCACCTCGGCGCCGCAGATCAGCTTCACCGCCCGGGACAGCCGGGAGTCCGACTGGTTCGACCTCGGCATCACCGTGACCATGGACGGCCAGCACGTCCCGTTCGCCACCCTGTTCCAGGCGCTGGCCGCCGGGCGCACCCGGCTGGCGCTGATCAGCGGCACCTGGTTCTCCCTGCAGCGCCCCGAGTTCGAGCAGCTGCGGCTGCTGATCGAGGAGGCCCGCGAGCTGCGCGACGTGCCCGGCGACGAGGTGCAGGTCAGCCGGTTCGACGCCGGGCTGTGGGAGCAGCTGCTGGGGCTCGGCGTGGTCGAGGAGCAGAGCGAACGCTGGACCCGCGAGGTGCGCGGGCTGATCGACGTCGAGCACACCGAGCCGCCGCCGGTCCCGGCCGGGCTGGCCGCCGAGCTGCGGCCCTACCAGAGGGAGGGCTACGGCTGGCTGGCGTTCCTCTGGGACCACCGGCTGGGCGGGGTGCTCGCCGACGACATGGGGCTGGGCAAGACGCTGCAGACGCTGGCCCTGCTGGTCCGGGCGCACGAGGCCGGCGAGCTGGACGACGCACCGGTGCTGGTGGTGGCGCCGACCAGCGTGGTCTCCACGTGGTCGCGGGAGGCGGCCCGGTTCGCCCCCGGGCTGCGGGTGGTCACCGTCGCCGAGACCGAGGCCAAGCGCGGGGTGCCGCTGGCCGAGCAGCTGACCGGCGCGCACGTCGTCCTCACCTCGTACGCGCTGTTCCGGATCGACGAGGACGCCTGGACGTCGCTGCCGTGGCGCGCGCTGGTGCTGGACGAGGCGCAGTTCGTGAAGAACCACCAGGCCCGCACCTACCAGTGCGCCCGCCGGCTGCCGGCGCCGGTGAAGCTGGCGCTGACCGGGACGCCGCTGGAGAACAGCGTGATGGACCTGTGGGCGCTGATGTCGATCGTCGCCCCGGGGCTCTTCCCCGACCCGGAGCGGTTCACCGAGTTCTACCGGATCCCGATCGAGCGGGACGGCGACGCGGAGAAGCTGGCGACGCTGCGCCGGCGGATCCGCCCCCTGGTGCGGCGGCGGACCAAGGAGATGGTCGCCGCCGACCTGCCGCCCAAGCAGGAGCAGGTGCTCGAGGTGGTGCTCAACCCGCGGCACGAGAAGCTGTACCAGACCCACCTGCAGCGGGAGCGGAGCAAGGTGCTCGGCCTGGTCGAGGACATGTCGAAGAACCGGATGACGATCTTCCGGTCGCTGACCCTGCTCCGGCAGCTGAGCCTGGACCCCGCCCTGATCGACCCGGCCTACGCCGACGTGCGGGCCAGCAAGACCGACGCCTTCCTGGACCAGCTGCGCGAGGTGGTCGCCGAGGGCCACCGAGTGCTGGTGTTCAGCCAGTTCACCCGGTACCTGGGCGCCGTCCGGGAACGGCTGACCGCCGAGGGGGTCGACTGGGTGTACCTGGACGGCCGCACCCGCGACCGGGACGCCCGGATCGAGGAGTTCCGCACCGGGACGGCGCCGGTGTTCCTGATCAGCCTCAAGGCCGGTGGCTTCGGGCTGACGCTCACCGAGGCCGACTACGTGTTCGTGCTCGACCCGTGGTGGAACCCGGCCAGCGAGGCCCAGGCCGTCGACCGGGCACACCGGATCGGCCAGGACAAGACGGTGATCGTCTACCGGCTGGTGGCCGTGGGCACCATCGAGGAGAAGGTGATGGAGCTCAAGGCCCGCAAGCAGGCGCTGTTCTCCCGGGTCGTCGACGACGGCGCGCTCGCCTCCGGCGCGCTCACCGCCGACGACGTCCGGGGGTTGTTCGGGTAG